AGTTTCTGTTATTTCTACAATTACTAAATTACCTGAAGCTGAAATATTAAAGATAAAGAAAGAAGCAGGTCTTTAGCGCATACTAATTTTCTAATCTAATGGAAGCGTATCGTAAGGCGTATTTAAATATCTAAAGCAATGGTTTTGATAATCATTGCTTTTTTTGTTTCTTTGTTATAGGAAGTTATATCCAATTTATTAGGATTATTAAAGTTCATTGAAAAGTTAAATAATTGCATAAGGGTTTTAGTTTTTGGAATGCAAATGCCAGGGAGATATAATGATCCTGAAGAGTATAGATACGGTTTCCAGGGGCAAGAAGTCGATAACGAAATAAAAGGGCCAGGTAATTCTGTAAACTATAAATTCAGAATGCATGATCCTAGATTAGGCCGTTTCTTTGCTGTTGATCCTTTAACTGCTAAATATCCACATTATTCACCCTATTCATTTAGTGGAAATAAGGTAATACAGTTTGTTGAGTTGGAGGGATTAGAAGAAGGTAGAGCCCCAATTTATGAGAGTATAGATGGATACATAACGGCAATAGATGGAGCTGAAAGTGGTGTCATTTTTAATGAGGCACAGTATAAATTACCAACGGAATTTAAATTATCTGACATAAAGCAAGAAGACTTACCTGATCCTGGAAGTATAGGACTTTCTTATTCTCAAAAAATCTATCAACAGAATGTGAAGATAACTACAGAAGTTGTGGACGGTTTGACACCTCTTGTTACCATTACAAAATTAGGAAGTGGTAAAGATGTTGATGGAATTGACTTGTTAACAGAGGGTGCTGGAATTGCCGGTGATGCGATTAAAATTGGTTATAAAGGGGTAAAAACTCTTCTAAAAATAACTGATGGTGTAAGTGAGATTAATAAAATTTCCAAAAATACGAGGAAGTTTTGGAAAGGAACAACTTACTTTCAAGGAATTAAGGTTTACCAAAGGAGTGATAATTTTAATCCTAAAGCTATTTCATCTTGGAATATTAAAGTTAAAGGTAAAAAAGTGAAGGTAACAGGTACAAATGTGGAAAGAATGGCATCTGGTAGAGCCCCAATAGGAATTGATGGAAAACCTATAAATTTGCATCATATGATTCAGTCTGATGCGGCAGGCTTAGCTGAAATGACACAAACATTTCATAAGAAAAATAGTAAAATTCTTCATATTAATCCCAGAACAATACCATCAGGGATTAATAGAAGTCAATTTGCTACTTTTAAACGTAATTATTGGAAACAAAGAGCAAAGGATTTTAAGTAAAACGAAATAATATGGATTACGAGAAAATAAGGAAACTTATAGAGGATAAAACTGATATTGTTGATTTTGGGAATTTTGAAAATGGAATATCCGATGAATGGATTCAATTGGCTCAGAATCGTCTAGGAGTTATTTTTCCTCCTTCTTATGTTTGGTGGTTAAAACACTATGGTGGAGGTGAGATTAATGGAGAAGAAATTTTTAGTATATACGAAATGGATTTTGACACTGTTGTGGGAGGTGATATCGTATATATTAATGAATTAAACAGAAAAAATGGTTGGAATTCACAGAAAGAATTAGTGATTCATGAAAATGATCAAGGTGAATCCTATTATCTAAAGCTAGATGATGTTGATGAATTCGGGGAATCACCAGTTTATATTGATTTAGATAAAGAAAAATATGCAAATAATTTTATAGATTTTCTTTTAAAGAAAATAGATGAATGAGGTAATGTATCAAACTGGGTAATGATGTAAATCGGGTGATAAATTAAAAATAATCTTTAACTTGTGGATTTTCAATTCTTATTTTCGATAACTAAAAAGTGAAAAGGTGATAGACACCAAACAAGAAGATTTGAACTAATCGATTCAATAGGTTCTAGGAAATTCCTAGCAAGAATGCACGTGTAAGAAGTGTCAACGTATTAACGTGCAATCTTGCAAAAGGAGGATTTATCCGAGAGTCTAAAAACTAAACCCACTCAAATTTTAAGATGGTCAGCTTCCAAAAAGGGAAGTTAAACCAATTCAAAAATCTTAAAATTTGAGTGGGTTTTTACATATATACAATCAGGTCGTTTTTCCTTTGCCTACAAAAGAGTGATAGAAATACTAAGCTGATCACATGAAAGCTTCCACTACCTATTTTGGCACCACAAACTTTAGAGATTCAGCTAATCCTTTTGGGATTCTACAAAAAGACCGT
This region of Flavobacteriales bacterium genomic DNA includes:
- a CDS encoding HNH/ENDO VII family nuclease — translated: MPGRYNDPEEYRYGFQGQEVDNEIKGPGNSVNYKFRMHDPRLGRFFAVDPLTAKYPHYSPYSFSGNKVIQFVELEGLEEGRAPIYESIDGYITAIDGAESGVIFNEAQYKLPTEFKLSDIKQEDLPDPGSIGLSYSQKIYQQNVKITTEVVDGLTPLVTITKLGSGKDVDGIDLLTEGAGIAGDAIKIGYKGVKTLLKITDGVSEINKISKNTRKFWKGTTYFQGIKVYQRSDNFNPKAISSWNIKVKGKKVKVTGTNVERMASGRAPIGIDGKPINLHHMIQSDAAGLAEMTQTFHKKNSKILHINPRTIPSGINRSQFATFKRNYWKQRAKDFK
- a CDS encoding SMI1/KNR4 family protein, whose amino-acid sequence is MDYEKIRKLIEDKTDIVDFGNFENGISDEWIQLAQNRLGVIFPPSYVWWLKHYGGGEINGEEIFSIYEMDFDTVVGGDIVYINELNRKNGWNSQKELVIHENDQGESYYLKLDDVDEFGESPVYIDLDKEKYANNFIDFLLKKIDE